One Candidatus Zixiibacteriota bacterium genomic window carries:
- a CDS encoding M28 family peptidase: protein MRILMMVGFIVVGVLPHSVQSADLGYISLGNREQARLAQQQLGHGLIRLDNRYLVSASAEQQTKLTLAGIAFESIKADVDLSVYHVVYPSKQASELPKSATLTSAMPLDNDLQLVEGTASQAQSWRRDYGLKVRPLAELSVPFVFEGVTVGFAPALLAPPSDTVANRVQQDSVYGFDARLQAFYTRYAYTDSVNKARDWLVQRFLNWGYTDVTTPYFTIGGYPGYNVKAVKLGTSEPDKVIVVGGHYDSYSSTAMTHAPGADDNGSGTSMVLELARVLRDIPLRKTVIFMPFSGEEEGLYGSEDAAADFRAAGTDVEVMYNADMIGYSPDATWNTDLESGSNTAYRDLFAQTGTRVSNIGPTNAPLQGNSDHYPFNQQGFNIVMAIEGDFNTPNYHRPSDSTTKLNFAYMTGIVKTFAASVAYVADAGSPTGIDSIVDQGDGQALTVFLNNCRSDYQYVVYRGTTSGIYNDSAVVTPGTCTQTFNGLTQGIRYYFAVKGTPSGGYPPVYMEESSEIPQLYPRVPAQVVAEPMVGSVQLSWASNHEADLDHYDLYRKGEFEGDFTLLAGGLTQTAYTDNAVVHWVTYQYKLKAVDQSGYESAFSAAVVGTPATFDHGILIADEMTEEYDFMPSQPELEAWYDTVLSGAPHGLVTVDDYADALKRPLAGQYSSIWWIDDDIGTKLLRYSRDTLRWYSGFTNDMLIAGYQTIPLFTPAPSPGHLLYDEFMLQSYALNYAKDFAGAKGVGGWPSVELDTTRGIKRMGDIPSLTPRAGATIIYQYDSNIDDPGRENTPVGIAYDGPRGKRVLLSFPLWYMTPGSVQALMSAVKSYFGETGQAPAGGDLDGSGFVDIGDLVALVDFIFFGVPVPNGPASADTDGSCVVDITDLQRLIDYLFFNYAAPVPGCAR, encoded by the coding sequence ATGCGAATTTTGATGATGGTGGGTTTCATTGTAGTCGGTGTTCTGCCGCATTCCGTCCAAAGTGCGGACCTTGGATACATCTCACTGGGAAATCGCGAGCAGGCCCGGTTGGCTCAGCAGCAGCTCGGCCATGGACTGATTCGGCTGGACAATCGGTATCTGGTGAGTGCCTCTGCCGAACAGCAAACGAAACTTACCCTGGCGGGAATTGCATTTGAGTCGATAAAAGCCGATGTCGACCTGAGTGTGTACCATGTGGTTTACCCCTCAAAACAAGCTTCCGAGCTTCCCAAGAGCGCGACGCTTACCAGCGCCATGCCTCTCGACAATGACTTACAGTTGGTGGAAGGGACGGCAAGCCAGGCACAGTCGTGGCGGCGGGACTACGGGTTGAAAGTCCGTCCCCTAGCCGAATTGAGCGTGCCGTTCGTCTTTGAGGGAGTAACCGTTGGTTTTGCGCCCGCTCTATTGGCGCCGCCGTCTGATACGGTCGCCAACCGGGTCCAACAAGATTCGGTGTACGGATTTGATGCGCGCCTGCAGGCGTTCTATACGCGGTACGCATACACCGACTCGGTGAACAAGGCACGCGATTGGCTGGTGCAGCGTTTTTTGAACTGGGGCTATACGGATGTCACAACGCCGTACTTTACTATCGGAGGATACCCCGGATACAACGTGAAGGCGGTCAAGCTTGGTACCTCGGAGCCGGACAAGGTAATAGTTGTCGGCGGACATTATGACTCGTACTCCTCCACTGCGATGACACATGCGCCCGGCGCCGATGACAACGGGTCCGGTACATCCATGGTGCTCGAACTGGCGCGCGTGCTCAGGGATATTCCCCTTCGCAAGACCGTCATATTCATGCCGTTCTCCGGCGAGGAAGAGGGACTGTATGGTTCGGAGGATGCCGCTGCTGATTTTCGAGCCGCCGGTACTGATGTCGAGGTGATGTACAATGCGGACATGATCGGCTATTCTCCCGATGCCACCTGGAACACCGATCTCGAAAGCGGCTCCAATACCGCTTACCGTGATTTGTTTGCACAAACGGGCACCCGGGTGTCGAACATCGGCCCCACCAATGCTCCGCTGCAGGGAAATTCTGATCATTATCCGTTCAATCAACAGGGGTTCAATATCGTTATGGCGATCGAAGGGGATTTTAATACTCCCAATTATCACCGCCCGTCCGATTCCACCACCAAACTTAATTTCGCGTATATGACCGGCATCGTGAAGACGTTCGCTGCGTCGGTAGCGTATGTCGCTGATGCCGGCAGCCCAACGGGAATCGACAGCATAGTTGATCAGGGAGATGGTCAGGCCCTGACCGTGTTTCTGAACAACTGCCGGTCAGATTATCAATATGTCGTGTATCGCGGCACCACGTCCGGGATATACAACGACTCCGCTGTTGTTACTCCTGGGACATGCACACAGACGTTCAACGGGTTGACACAGGGCATTCGGTACTACTTTGCGGTCAAGGGCACACCGTCGGGCGGCTATCCGCCGGTGTACATGGAGGAATCCTCGGAGATCCCGCAGCTCTACCCGCGGGTGCCGGCGCAAGTGGTCGCTGAGCCGATGGTGGGTTCGGTGCAGTTGAGCTGGGCGAGCAACCACGAGGCGGACCTCGACCACTATGATCTGTATCGCAAGGGGGAGTTTGAGGGTGATTTCACACTGTTGGCAGGGGGGCTGACGCAGACTGCCTACACTGACAACGCGGTGGTCCACTGGGTTACGTATCAATACAAGCTCAAGGCGGTTGACCAGTCCGGTTACGAGTCGGCTTTCTCAGCGGCAGTGGTTGGTACGCCGGCGACGTTTGATCATGGGATATTGATTGCGGATGAGATGACGGAGGAGTACGATTTCATGCCGAGCCAGCCGGAGTTGGAAGCGTGGTACGACACGGTGTTGAGCGGCGCGCCGCATGGGTTGGTGACGGTGGACGATTATGCGGATGCGCTGAAACGTCCGTTGGCGGGTCAGTACTCCTCGATCTGGTGGATTGATGACGACATCGGGACGAAGCTGCTGCGGTACAGTCGGGACACGCTGCGGTGGTACAGTGGGTTCACGAATGACATGCTGATTGCGGGGTACCAGACGATCCCGTTGTTTACGCCGGCCCCCTCACCGGGCCATCTGTTGTACGATGAGTTTATGCTGCAGTCGTACGCGTTGAACTATGCGAAGGATTTTGCGGGAGCGAAGGGAGTGGGGGGGTGGCCATCGGTCGAGCTTGATACGACCCGGGGGATCAAGCGGATGGGGGACATTCCGAGTTTGACGCCTCGTGCCGGCGCCACGATTATCTACCAGTACGATTCGAATATAGATGATCCGGGTCGTGAGAACACGCCGGTGGGGATTGCCTATGATGGTCCTCGGGGGAAGCGGGTGCTGTTGTCATTTCCGCTTTGGTACATGACGCCGGGGTCGGTGCAGGCGCTTATGAGTGCGGTGAAGAGTTATTTTGGGGAGACGGGTCAGGCGCCGGCGGGCGGGGATCTGGATGGGTCGGGGTTTGTGGATATTGGGGACCTGGTGGCGTTGGTGGATTTCATCTTTTTTGGTGTACCGGTGCCGAACGGGCCGGCGTCGGCGGACACGGATGGTTCCTGCGTGGTGGACATCACCGACCTGCAGCGACTGATCGATTATCTGTTCTTCAATTATGCCGCCCCTGTCCCTGGCTGCGCCAGATAG
- the rpsT gene encoding 30S ribosomal protein S20, which produces MPYHKSNEKRMKTSERDRLKNRALRSQLRVAVKEVREEKNKDAAAAKLKEAASVLDRAAADGLIHWKNADRNKSRLAKFVQKLD; this is translated from the coding sequence TTGCCATATCATAAGTCGAATGAAAAACGGATGAAAACCAGCGAGCGGGACCGCCTGAAAAATCGGGCGTTGCGCTCGCAGTTGCGCGTTGCGGTGAAAGAGGTACGCGAAGAGAAAAACAAGGACGCCGCAGCGGCCAAGCTGAAAGAAGCTGCAAGCGTACTGGACCGGGCTGCCGCCGACGGACTGATTCATTGGAAGAACGCCGACAGGAACAAGTCCCGGCTTGCCAAGTTCGTGCAGAAGCTTGACTGA